The following proteins are encoded in a genomic region of Rattus rattus isolate New Zealand chromosome 2, Rrattus_CSIRO_v1, whole genome shotgun sequence:
- the LOC116893857 gene encoding olfactory receptor 13A1-like: MAINNYTTVVEFVLQGLSGDPELEALFLVFFLLLYILALAGNTLIIIAISLNPSLHTPMYFFLANLAFLDIVCTSTVLPKLLDGLVCKSSHISYKGCMTQLFFLTWFLGAELLLLTAMAYDRYVAICRPLHYSMLMSWPICVLLAGSVWVISAASTSVHTGLMAQLNFCGPNQIRHFLCEVPTLLLLSCSPTTLNNIMIVIADVYFGVVNFLLTMISYSFIIASILRIRSTEGKKRAFSTCSAHLVVVILYYSTVIYTYLQPGSGSSLENGKVVALLYTAVSPTLNPVIYSLRNKDVKVALRKLFVYVH; the protein is encoded by the coding sequence ATGGCAATAAACAACTATACAACTGTGGTAGAGTTTGTCCTGCAGGGACTCTCTGGGGATCCTGAGCTTGAGGCTCTCTTCTTGgtctttttcttgcttctttacATCCTGGCTCTTGCAGGAAACACCCTCATCATCATAGCTATCAGCCTCAACCCAAGTCTTCACActcccatgtatttcttccttgcaAACCTGGCTTTTTTGGACATTGTCTGCACATCCACTGTTCTTCCCAAGCTTCTGGATGGTCTGGTATGTAAAAGCAGCCACATCTCTTATAAGGGATGCATGACCCAACTCTTCTTCCTGACCTGGTTTCTAGgggctgagctgctgctgctcactgccatggcctatgaccgctatgtggccatctgccgCCCACTTCACTACAGCATGCTGATGAGCTGGCCCATCTGTGTCCTGCTGGCTGGCAGTGTGTGGGTGATCAGTGCAGCCAGCACATCTGTGCACACTGGCCTGATGGCACAACTCAATTTCTGCGGCCCCAACCAAATTCGTCACTTTCTATGTGAAGTTCCAACACTGCTGCTTCTGTCTTGCAGCCCAACCACCCTCAACAACATCATGATTGTCATCGCAGATGTTTATTTTGGTGTGGTCAACTTTCTGTTGACTATGATATCCTACAGCTTCATCATTGCCAGTATCTTGCGCATCCGCTCCACAGAGGGCAAGAAGCGTGCCTTCTCCACCTGCTCTGCCCACCTGGTGGTGGTCATCCTGTACTACTCCACTGTCATCTACACCTATTTGCAGCCTGGTTCTGGATCCTCCTTGGAGAATGGCAAGGTGGTTGCCTTATTGTACACAGCAGTCAGCCCTACCCTGAACCCTGTCATTTATTctctgaggaacaaggatgtcAAAGTAGCCCTCAGAAAGTTATTTGTGTATGTCCATTGA